Proteins from a single region of Acidianus ambivalens:
- a CDS encoding signal peptidase I codes for MKKSDIIIIIFIAFVYILFFTNIITTASVEGVSMYPVFQNGALTFYGPPENIQYHNVIIYKSPEYGIYVIHRVVGIDGNHYITQGVDNISNPYSDNRIGLEPPQGIPSTDVIGKVTEVNGYIISIPYLGYLSILFSYL; via the coding sequence ATGAAGAAGAGTGACATTATAATAATTATTTTTATAGCTTTTGTTTACATTCTATTCTTTACTAATATAATTACTACCGCAAGCGTAGAAGGAGTGTCAATGTATCCAGTTTTTCAGAACGGTGCACTAACGTTTTACGGTCCACCAGAAAATATACAGTACCATAATGTTATAATTTATAAATCCCCAGAATACGGAATTTATGTTATTCACAGGGTTGTCGGTATAGATGGTAATCATTATATTACACAAGGCGTTGATAACATATCAAATCCATATTCTGATAATAGAATTGGATTAGAACCACCACAAGGAATTCCTAGTACAGATGTAATAGGAAAAGTGACTGAAGTAAACGGTTATATAATTTCGATACCATATTTAGGCTATCTTTCTATATTATTTTCCTATCTGTAA
- a CDS encoding chromatin protein Cren7, with translation MPKRKQKEIDVCPNCGTKVDKPVKTWNLVSPLPDAEGRITITVMGSYVCPNCGYKWRGVVSKIKAGGSSVEIQGKNGTVKKIGDEKPEKRDEGEIIELDLSDLDEEE, from the coding sequence ATGCCAAAAAGAAAACAAAAAGAAATAGATGTTTGTCCCAACTGCGGTACTAAGGTAGATAAACCAGTTAAAACCTGGAATCTAGTTTCTCCTTTACCAGACGCAGAAGGTAGAATTACTATTACCGTTATGGGATCATACGTTTGTCCAAATTGCGGATACAAGTGGAGAGGGGTAGTATCTAAGATAAAAGCAGGAGGCTCATCTGTGGAAATTCAAGGAAAAAATGGTACGGTTAAAAAGATTGGAGACGAAAAACCAGAGAAAAGAGATGAGGGAGAAATCATAGAGCTTGATTTAAGTGATTTAGATGAAGAAGAGTGA
- the eno gene encoding phosphopyruvate hydratase: MSDKFIIKKIKGIEILDSRGNRTIRVFVETEGGIKSFGDAPAGASKGSREAIELRDSKGGVKPAIDSVNYFINDALRGFDVRRQEDIDRTLIQLDGTDNKSKLGANAIIATSIAVAKTAAKALGLEIFQYIGGGRKHRIPVPLLNILNGGLHAGNNLKIQEFIIIPLKFNKFSEALFASTEVYKQLKNLVTEKFGKIYTALGDEGGVSPPLNKTEEALELLSDAVKKAGYEGEFFFGMDAASSDFYNEKEGVYEIDGTKKSAEEMIDYYSELAGKYPILYLEDPFNENDFEHFAELQSKLKNTIITGDDLYTTNVKYLKKGIENKSTRGVIVKPNQIGTLTETYEFFDTARENSIKTVISHRSGETEDNFIADLAVGLNSDFIKTGAPARGERTAKYNRILEIENEYEIEYGNKNII, encoded by the coding sequence TTGTCTGACAAGTTCATTATTAAAAAAATAAAAGGAATAGAAATACTTGACTCTAGAGGAAATAGAACTATAAGAGTATTTGTAGAAACTGAAGGAGGAATAAAATCCTTTGGCGATGCACCTGCAGGTGCGTCTAAAGGTAGCAGGGAAGCCATAGAATTAAGAGATAGTAAAGGTGGAGTTAAACCCGCTATAGATTCCGTAAATTACTTTATCAATGATGCATTAAGAGGCTTTGATGTAAGAAGACAAGAAGATATCGATAGAACATTAATACAACTTGATGGGACAGATAACAAATCAAAATTGGGAGCAAATGCAATAATAGCTACCTCAATAGCTGTAGCAAAAACTGCAGCTAAAGCACTAGGGCTTGAAATTTTTCAATATATAGGTGGTGGGAGAAAACATAGGATTCCTGTTCCCCTTTTAAATATATTAAACGGAGGACTTCATGCAGGTAATAATCTAAAAATTCAAGAATTTATTATAATTCCTCTAAAATTTAATAAATTTAGTGAAGCTTTATTTGCATCAACAGAAGTTTATAAGCAGTTGAAAAACTTAGTTACTGAAAAATTCGGTAAAATTTATACAGCATTAGGGGACGAAGGTGGAGTATCCCCACCATTAAATAAAACAGAAGAGGCATTAGAATTGTTATCTGATGCAGTAAAGAAGGCAGGATATGAAGGAGAATTTTTCTTTGGTATGGACGCTGCGTCTTCAGATTTTTACAATGAAAAAGAAGGAGTATACGAAATAGATGGAACTAAAAAGTCTGCAGAAGAAATGATAGATTACTACTCAGAATTAGCAGGAAAATACCCAATTCTATATTTAGAAGATCCATTTAACGAGAACGATTTTGAGCATTTTGCAGAACTTCAATCTAAACTTAAAAATACCATTATAACTGGAGACGATTTATATACAACTAACGTTAAATATCTCAAGAAAGGAATTGAAAATAAATCAACTAGAGGAGTTATAGTTAAGCCTAATCAGATAGGAACTTTAACAGAAACTTACGAATTCTTTGACACTGCCAGAGAAAATTCTATAAAAACAGTAATAAGCCATAGGAGCGGAGAAACTGAAGACAATTTCATAGCAGACCTAGCTGTAGGATTAAACAGTGATTTTATAAAGACTGGAGCTCCTGCAAGGGGAGAAAGAACAGCTAAATATAATAGAATATTAGAGATAGAAAATGAATATGAAATAGAATATGGAAATAAAAATATTATCTAA
- the cdvA gene encoding cell division protein CdvA, whose translation MISAEILMKYIGQKVKDPYGRDFGYIVHVYTEVDGSVTGIEVAQGNSFNTIDPSRIKIDGDNIVVLPDWKAEAIKTLTYMEKIRKRQRALEELYAKQEIPKSTYDDMKRKLDTEMVKIRDDYTKIKNKLKQRLNDVEDQLTQIDKAMIAVKMSYIAAEMSESSYKNSIEILRQAKDSYTMEKDDIRKTLDKLDLLDKEGLDLKTPTPISNTSDQSNKNDQNKSDIPMPIPVKVINTL comes from the coding sequence ATGATATCAGCTGAGATATTAATGAAATACATTGGACAAAAAGTAAAAGATCCATATGGCAGAGATTTCGGGTACATTGTTCACGTTTATACTGAAGTTGATGGAAGCGTTACTGGAATAGAAGTAGCTCAAGGAAATTCGTTTAATACTATAGACCCTTCTAGAATAAAAATTGACGGAGACAACATTGTAGTTTTACCAGATTGGAAAGCCGAGGCTATAAAGACCTTAACATATATGGAAAAAATTAGGAAAAGGCAAAGGGCGTTAGAGGAATTATACGCTAAACAAGAGATTCCAAAATCAACTTATGACGATATGAAAAGAAAACTCGATACTGAAATGGTAAAGATAAGAGATGATTATACAAAGATTAAGAATAAGCTAAAACAAAGACTTAATGACGTGGAAGACCAACTAACGCAAATTGATAAAGCAATGATAGCTGTAAAAATGAGTTACATAGCTGCAGAAATGTCTGAATCCTCGTATAAAAACTCTATAGAAATTTTAAGGCAGGCTAAGGATAGTTATACAATGGAAAAAGACGACATAAGGAAAACATTAGATAAACTTGACCTATTAGATAAAGAAGGACTCGACTTAAAAACACCAACGCCAATAAGTAATACTTCAGATCAGAGTAATAAGAACGATCAGAATAAGTCGGACATACCAATGCCTATACCAGTAAAGGTAATAAATACTTTATGA
- the cdvB gene encoding cell division protein CdvB, with translation MLEKLPIFSRFNGDKKKRAQLGKLLTEISIKLKDQQSKLEEGMHRLKERDKELFEKLVRAQIEGDTARATIYAQEISDIRKMIKIIYTAFLAIEKVRLKLDTVQELQGVSLVLFPVVKILGELKDQIKGIAPEVALALDSITSSVNSIAVETGALSDKTVLPSTIDEQAKKIMEEAQKTAEIKIKEMLPDLPHPPSTTQVKLQYEKRKLDEKELLNYINSNGGFLDVEYVVKKYGVEKDEVMGLLKEMANKGLISIEA, from the coding sequence ATGCTAGAAAAGTTACCCATATTTTCCCGCTTTAATGGTGATAAAAAAAAGAGAGCTCAACTCGGTAAGCTCCTAACTGAGATATCAATTAAACTAAAAGATCAACAAAGCAAGCTAGAAGAGGGAATGCATAGATTAAAGGAAAGGGATAAAGAGCTTTTTGAAAAGCTAGTTAGAGCTCAAATAGAAGGAGATACTGCGAGAGCTACAATTTACGCACAGGAAATTTCTGATATTAGAAAGATGATTAAAATAATTTATACAGCGTTCTTAGCAATAGAAAAAGTAAGATTAAAACTAGATACTGTTCAAGAATTACAAGGCGTGTCGCTAGTTTTATTCCCAGTAGTTAAAATATTAGGTGAATTAAAGGATCAAATAAAAGGAATCGCACCAGAGGTAGCTTTGGCTTTAGATTCCATAACAAGTAGTGTAAACAGTATTGCAGTAGAGACTGGAGCTTTGAGCGATAAAACTGTTTTACCTTCTACAATAGATGAACAAGCTAAGAAGATAATGGAAGAGGCACAGAAAACCGCAGAAATTAAAATAAAGGAAATGTTGCCAGATTTGCCTCATCCGCCCTCTACAACTCAAGTTAAACTTCAGTATGAAAAGAGAAAGTTGGATGAAAAAGAGCTCTTAAATTATATCAATAGTAATGGCGGCTTCTTAGATGTAGAATATGTAGTTAAAAAATATGGAGTAGAAAAAGACGAGGTAATGGGATTACTTAAGGAAATGGCAAATAAAGGGCTAATCAGTATCGAGGCATGA
- the cdvC gene encoding cell division protein CdvC: MSAPIMLEEMARKYAIAAVRADKEGNRDEAITYYKKAIDVLTQIVVLYPDSPTRQAYEQMIDEYKKRVSVLENMLPETPQEDNSQKTDDELIMKEKPKVSFSDIVGLDDVKEALKEAIIYPSKRPDLFPLGWPRGILLYGPPGNGKTMLAAAVANEIDSYFIHVDAASIMSKWLGEAEKNVAKIFNTAREYSKKDNKPAIIFVDEIDALLGTYTSEVGGEVRVRNQFLKEMDGIMDKNENYMVYVIGATNKPWRLDEPFLRRFQKRIYVPLPDFNQRLALFKYYTSKVKLGNVDLQELAKMTEGYSASDIRDIVQSAHMRVVKEMFEKNLSEPREITMDDFKEVLKIRKPSVNQELLKAYEAWTEKFKAL, encoded by the coding sequence ATGAGCGCTCCTATAATGTTAGAAGAAATGGCAAGAAAATACGCTATAGCCGCAGTAAGAGCTGACAAGGAAGGAAATAGAGACGAAGCAATAACTTACTATAAGAAAGCCATAGACGTTTTAACTCAGATAGTTGTTTTATATCCAGATTCTCCGACAAGGCAAGCTTATGAGCAAATGATTGATGAATACAAAAAACGAGTAAGCGTTCTTGAAAATATGTTACCAGAGACTCCTCAAGAGGATAATTCCCAAAAAACAGATGACGAACTAATAATGAAAGAAAAACCTAAAGTTTCATTCTCCGACATTGTAGGCTTAGATGACGTTAAAGAGGCTTTAAAAGAAGCAATAATATACCCCTCAAAGAGGCCTGATTTATTCCCATTAGGTTGGCCGAGAGGAATCCTCTTATATGGACCTCCGGGTAATGGGAAAACAATGCTTGCTGCAGCCGTAGCTAACGAAATAGACTCCTACTTTATTCATGTTGATGCAGCATCTATAATGTCGAAATGGCTAGGAGAGGCGGAAAAGAATGTAGCAAAAATATTCAATACTGCGAGAGAATATTCTAAGAAAGATAATAAGCCAGCTATAATCTTTGTAGATGAAATTGACGCGTTACTTGGAACATATACTTCAGAAGTTGGAGGAGAAGTTAGAGTTAGAAACCAATTCTTAAAGGAAATGGACGGAATAATGGATAAAAATGAAAATTACATGGTTTACGTTATAGGTGCTACTAATAAGCCTTGGAGACTAGATGAACCTTTCTTAAGGAGATTCCAAAAGAGAATTTACGTTCCTTTACCAGATTTTAATCAAAGGTTAGCATTATTTAAGTATTATACATCAAAGGTTAAACTAGGCAATGTTGATCTTCAAGAACTAGCTAAAATGACTGAAGGCTATTCAGCAAGCGACATAAGAGACATAGTACAGTCTGCTCATATGAGAGTTGTGAAAGAAATGTTTGAGAAGAACTTATCTGAACCGAGAGAAATAACTATGGACGATTTCAAAGAAGTCCTAAAGATAAGAAAGCCCAGTGTTAACCAAGAACTTCTTAAAGCTTATGAAGCTTGGACTGAAAAGTTTAAGGCATTATAA
- a CDS encoding DNA topoisomerase I → MNFSEGDFRGLNISCNPRNYTLIIAEKPKAARKIVDAFSSKFITCKSNSALYWVIPSRNIVIASAVGHMFNLTGPSGFPVFEVEWKPLWEIDKKSYYTRKYLILLQKLCKYAKEYINACDYDIEGSVIGYMIIKNFGDLKKAKRMKFSSLTKEELIKSFNNLQPLDYNMVNAGIARHIVDWLWGINVSRALMNAVKDTSKKSVILSAGRVQSPTLIEVVKRHLDRETFVPLPYFKIELKIRLGNIINTVYLDQEFHNIDDVESLITRLKKDKLIVDKNILNKDKIIRPPPFNLGDLQLEAGRLFGLSPYRTERVGEELYLDGVISYPRTNSQKIPPTININEIVTGLSQRFGELVDELNLMTKGKFIVRQGNKDDPAHPAIYPTGVIPKKLGKQESEVYELIVRRFLASISRDAEVTRQRIILEFEKEKLKLQLDFQKITYEGWLKIYPYHRFENEELVNVNEGSEVEIISIKPKLLLTKPLTRFTRVSLLKWMEDVKIGTEATRGKIIETLFQRKYVVTRRSYIYPTKLGIIVSEVLEKYFNELTDVKMTADMEDKLDEIIYGKKNKDEVINEVKDKISKYFEKYNEEKKIIGLELAKGLNLVAYNKCKLCDFEAMKDGLCKYHLIAKEKLDEAIKIWEDRTGYDIKMILKYIKGSKSTGKLISDLLSI, encoded by the coding sequence ATTAATTTCAGTGAAGGAGATTTTAGGGGGTTAAATATATCCTGTAATCCGAGAAATTATACGTTAATTATAGCTGAAAAACCTAAGGCGGCTAGAAAGATAGTAGACGCTTTTTCTTCAAAATTCATAACTTGTAAATCTAACTCTGCACTATATTGGGTAATCCCTAGTAGGAATATAGTAATAGCATCCGCCGTTGGTCATATGTTTAATCTAACTGGACCTTCTGGATTCCCAGTATTTGAGGTTGAGTGGAAACCACTATGGGAGATAGACAAGAAATCCTACTATACTAGGAAATATTTGATTTTGCTCCAAAAATTATGTAAATATGCTAAAGAATATATAAACGCATGCGACTATGATATAGAAGGTTCAGTAATTGGTTACATGATAATTAAAAATTTTGGAGATTTGAAAAAAGCTAAAAGAATGAAATTCTCGTCGTTAACTAAGGAAGAGTTAATTAAATCTTTTAATAATTTACAACCCTTGGATTATAATATGGTTAATGCAGGAATTGCTAGGCATATAGTTGATTGGCTTTGGGGTATAAATGTCAGCAGGGCTTTAATGAATGCAGTAAAAGATACCTCAAAGAAAAGTGTAATATTGAGCGCTGGAAGAGTGCAGAGCCCTACGCTAATAGAAGTTGTTAAAAGGCATCTTGATAGAGAAACTTTCGTTCCTTTGCCTTATTTTAAAATAGAACTAAAAATAAGGCTTGGGAATATAATAAATACAGTATACTTAGACCAAGAGTTTCATAATATTGATGACGTAGAATCATTAATAACTAGGTTAAAGAAAGATAAGCTAATAGTAGATAAAAATATTTTAAATAAGGATAAAATAATTAGACCTCCTCCTTTCAATTTAGGAGATTTACAATTAGAAGCTGGAAGATTATTTGGATTGTCTCCTTATAGAACTGAGAGAGTAGGAGAAGAGCTTTATCTCGATGGAGTAATAAGTTATCCAAGGACTAATAGTCAAAAAATACCGCCTACCATTAATATCAATGAAATTGTAACAGGATTATCTCAAAGATTCGGAGAGTTAGTGGACGAATTAAACCTTATGACTAAAGGGAAATTTATAGTTAGACAAGGTAATAAAGACGATCCGGCACACCCAGCTATTTATCCTACAGGAGTTATTCCTAAAAAACTAGGTAAACAAGAAAGTGAAGTTTACGAGCTTATTGTTAGGAGATTTTTAGCATCTATTTCTAGAGATGCAGAAGTTACCAGACAAAGAATTATTCTAGAATTTGAGAAGGAGAAATTAAAGTTACAATTAGATTTTCAAAAGATAACCTACGAGGGTTGGCTAAAGATTTATCCCTATCACAGATTTGAGAACGAAGAACTTGTAAACGTTAATGAAGGAAGTGAGGTAGAAATAATTTCAATTAAACCAAAGCTTTTACTGACAAAGCCTTTAACAAGGTTTACTAGGGTTTCTCTACTTAAATGGATGGAAGATGTAAAAATAGGCACTGAAGCTACAAGAGGAAAAATTATAGAAACGCTATTCCAGAGAAAGTATGTAGTAACTAGAAGAAGTTATATCTATCCGACAAAACTAGGTATAATTGTTTCTGAAGTTCTCGAGAAATACTTTAACGAACTAACTGACGTTAAAATGACAGCAGATATGGAAGACAAATTGGACGAAATTATTTATGGTAAGAAAAATAAAGATGAAGTAATTAATGAGGTTAAAGATAAAATTTCCAAATACTTTGAGAAATATAATGAGGAAAAGAAAATTATAGGCTTAGAGCTAGCCAAAGGTTTGAATTTAGTTGCATATAATAAATGCAAACTATGTGACTTTGAGGCTATGAAGGACGGATTATGTAAATATCATTTAATTGCTAAAGAAAAGCTTGATGAGGCAATTAAAATCTGGGAAGACAGAACTGGATATGACATAAAGATGATTTTAAAATATATTAAAGGAAGTAAGTCAACAGGAAAATTAATAAGCGATTTGCTGTCTATTTAA
- a CDS encoding DNA-directed RNA polymerase subunit K produces MSELEIVNKLNVAYIESWKKRLTIYEIARIVSARALQLAMGAVPLIDISGFKPEQLNSISIAEEELKRGILPITIRRRFPNGKVELISVKEILGG; encoded by the coding sequence ATGTCTGAATTAGAAATCGTTAATAAGCTGAATGTTGCTTATATAGAATCTTGGAAGAAGAGATTAACAATTTATGAAATTGCAAGAATAGTTAGTGCAAGAGCTTTACAGCTAGCTATGGGCGCAGTACCATTAATAGATATATCCGGATTCAAACCCGAGCAATTAAACTCCATATCCATTGCTGAAGAGGAGCTAAAAAGAGGAATTTTACCTATAACAATTAGAAGAAGATTCCCTAATGGTAAAGTAGAATTAATTTCAGTGAAGGAGATTTTAGGGGGTTAA
- a CDS encoding pyridoxal-phosphate-dependent aminotransferase family protein, with product MILIPGPVNVPQSVSFAATRVVNHRSDEFREVVKSLEEKMIKHFDSSRVALLTGSGTLAVESMVFSLLKRGEKVIVFTYGEFSNRLLDSINRRGCATKVYSKPAGEGFSLEDVKVALDENKDADAVALVHNETSTGIAFRNLGEVTKLVKNSGKKFIVDSVSGFAAYEIDVNNWHIDAIATGSQKALASVPGMGFVAMSEEGVSELHDDDMPNYLNLKLALKFQDKHETPFTPSTGAFFASLRAAEILEMEGLKNRIKRHEACSRYLRSVLSSISFSLFGNESNFSNTVVAGIPPIPSKTLREELKKRGIEISGGMGELRDKIIRIGILGVVDDRAIYRLLLSLSDVLKQDIEIKPPAECKLPEFLRQEVIW from the coding sequence TTGATTTTAATACCTGGTCCAGTTAATGTACCTCAAAGTGTTTCTTTTGCAGCAACTAGGGTTGTAAATCATAGGTCTGATGAATTTAGAGAAGTAGTAAAGTCCTTGGAAGAAAAGATGATAAAGCATTTTGACTCAAGCAGAGTCGCGTTACTTACGGGCTCAGGAACTTTAGCTGTGGAATCTATGGTCTTCTCATTATTGAAAAGAGGAGAAAAAGTGATAGTATTTACTTATGGTGAGTTTAGTAATAGGCTATTAGATTCTATAAATAGGAGGGGATGTGCAACAAAGGTTTATTCTAAACCTGCAGGAGAGGGATTTTCGTTAGAGGATGTAAAAGTGGCTTTAGATGAAAATAAAGACGCCGATGCAGTAGCTTTAGTACATAATGAGACTAGCACTGGAATAGCGTTTAGAAACTTGGGAGAAGTTACTAAACTTGTTAAAAATTCAGGAAAGAAGTTTATAGTTGATTCTGTTTCAGGCTTTGCAGCATATGAGATAGATGTCAATAATTGGCATATTGACGCTATAGCTACTGGTAGTCAAAAAGCATTAGCTTCAGTACCAGGAATGGGGTTTGTAGCAATGTCTGAAGAAGGGGTAAGCGAGCTTCATGACGATGATATGCCAAATTACCTTAACTTGAAATTAGCATTAAAATTCCAAGATAAGCATGAAACTCCATTTACTCCATCTACTGGAGCTTTCTTTGCCTCATTAAGGGCTGCAGAAATTCTGGAAATGGAAGGATTAAAAAATAGAATAAAAAGACATGAGGCTTGTAGTAGATATCTAAGATCTGTACTGTCTAGTATTAGCTTTTCGTTATTTGGTAATGAGAGTAACTTTTCTAACACAGTAGTTGCAGGGATTCCTCCTATCCCTTCTAAAACTCTTAGGGAAGAGTTAAAGAAACGTGGAATAGAAATAAGTGGGGGAATGGGAGAATTAAGGGATAAAATAATTAGAATTGGTATATTAGGAGTTGTGGATGATAGAGCTATATATAGGTTATTGCTATCGCTTTCTGACGTATTAAAGCAGGATATCGAGATTAAACCACCAGCAGAATGTAAGCTTCCAGAATTCTTAAGGCAAGAGGTTATATGGTAA
- a CDS encoding D-2-hydroxyacid dehydrogenase, with protein sequence MEQTTIQTNSLNKENLNILITDPVADVMLNTLKEKGFHVDYQPEISKEELMKVIENYDIIIVRSRTKVTRDIIERGKRLKIIARAGIGLDNIDTDAAQERGIKLVYAPGASTDSAVELTIGLMIAGARKMYTSMTLAKSGIFKKIEGLELAGKTLGIIGFGRIGTKVGIIAKAMGMKVLAYDIMDIKDRATQLGIIPVTLEELLKQSDVISLHVTVGKNAKPILDEKAFEIMKDNVIIVNTSRAVAVDGQALLKYIKSGKVYAYAADVLWHEPPKEEWELELLKHERVTITTHIGAQTKEAQYRVAVTTTENLLNAIKELGVQF encoded by the coding sequence ATGGAGCAAACAACTATACAAACCAATTCTCTAAATAAAGAAAATCTAAATATCTTAATAACCGATCCTGTAGCAGATGTAATGCTAAATACTCTAAAAGAGAAAGGCTTTCATGTAGACTATCAACCGGAGATTTCTAAGGAAGAATTAATGAAGGTAATTGAGAACTATGATATAATAATAGTAAGGAGTAGAACTAAGGTAACTAGAGATATTATAGAAAGAGGAAAGAGACTTAAGATAATAGCAAGAGCAGGAATAGGATTAGATAATATCGATACTGATGCAGCACAAGAAAGAGGAATAAAGTTAGTTTACGCACCAGGAGCGTCTACAGATTCTGCAGTAGAGCTAACAATAGGTCTTATGATAGCAGGAGCAAGGAAAATGTATACTTCTATGACATTAGCTAAGAGCGGAATATTTAAGAAAATAGAGGGTTTAGAATTAGCTGGGAAAACTCTAGGAATAATAGGGTTTGGAAGAATTGGTACTAAAGTCGGAATAATTGCAAAAGCTATGGGAATGAAAGTATTAGCATATGATATAATGGATATAAAAGATAGGGCAACGCAATTAGGAATAATTCCCGTAACCCTAGAAGAGTTATTGAAACAGTCTGATGTAATTTCTCTCCATGTGACAGTAGGTAAAAACGCTAAACCAATTCTTGACGAGAAGGCATTTGAAATTATGAAAGATAACGTAATTATAGTAAATACTAGCAGGGCAGTAGCAGTAGATGGTCAAGCTCTATTAAAATATATAAAAAGTGGTAAAGTTTATGCGTACGCTGCAGACGTATTATGGCATGAGCCGCCCAAAGAAGAATGGGAATTAGAGCTTTTAAAACACGAGAGAGTTACAATAACTACGCACATAGGTGCACAAACAAAAGAGGCACAATACAGAGTAGCAGTAACTACTACCGAGAATTTACTTAATGCTATAAAAGAACTAGGTGTTCAATTTTGA
- a CDS encoding N-glycosylase/DNA lyase, with translation MLRNLVKNVKLRAKVLERAEEFKLNNKAGEDVWFRELVLCILTSNSSFISAYTALNNLYDKLFSLDEDGISKVLKNSGYRFYNLKAKYLFNIRKYYGKLKAWIYPIANKDEYEAREELLQIEGIGMKEASHFLRNVGYFDLAILDRHILKFLSSYYFSYNKKSLPKKDYIYIESVLKSISISLNLPVGLLDLFIWYKVTNKLVK, from the coding sequence ATGCTAAGAAATCTAGTAAAAAACGTAAAGTTAAGAGCAAAAGTGCTAGAAAGAGCTGAAGAATTTAAACTTAATAATAAAGCAGGAGAAGACGTATGGTTTAGAGAATTAGTATTGTGCATATTAACTTCTAATTCCTCATTCATTAGTGCATATACAGCGTTAAATAATTTGTACGATAAATTATTTTCTTTAGATGAAGACGGAATTTCGAAAGTTCTTAAAAATTCAGGATACAGATTTTATAATTTAAAAGCTAAATATTTATTTAATATAAGAAAATATTACGGTAAGCTAAAAGCTTGGATTTATCCTATAGCAAACAAGGATGAATATGAAGCTAGAGAAGAACTTCTTCAAATTGAAGGAATAGGGATGAAAGAAGCCAGTCATTTCCTAAGAAATGTAGGTTACTTTGATTTAGCAATACTAGATAGACATATATTAAAATTTTTATCTTCTTATTATTTTTCTTACAACAAGAAGTCTTTGCCAAAAAAGGATTACATTTATATAGAGTCAGTTTTGAAAAGCATTTCCATTTCTTTAAATTTACCAGTTGGTTTACTTGACCTGTTTATATGGTATAAGGTGACTAATAAGTTAGTAAAATGA
- a CDS encoding NAD(P)/FAD-dependent oxidoreductase: MEKIAIIGGGVSGSYLAYLLSNSGYDVTLFDIKEKYFKPCGDVVPNIYKPKFEWKIKYYIKNFAFYLDGERIYDVSYRNPKWIVIDKPGWINSMREKVNQVISTKADKSKFDLVIDAKGPYDMDRQVVYTTRALIETNEFNDEAILEFNTKFTGFFWIFPDEEGVLNVGAGFIENKNSKDLLLNYIKNKFKDYKILDLRGAPISIGSVKSKSLKIGEARGLVFPMSGEGIRPSAISAEIAYEAITRGKNFDEYLSYNLTKIERRIEIQRRLLDVYMKSSINARKFLLKTFLRNDVLIDAFLEDKLDFEGILESVRGIKYGSIVR; encoded by the coding sequence ATGGAAAAGATTGCCATAATAGGTGGTGGAGTTAGCGGTTCTTATTTAGCTTATTTACTTTCTAATTCGGGGTACGATGTTACATTATTTGACATTAAAGAAAAATACTTTAAACCGTGTGGAGACGTAGTTCCTAATATTTATAAACCCAAATTTGAATGGAAAATAAAATATTACATAAAAAATTTTGCATTTTATTTAGATGGAGAAAGAATATATGATGTTAGTTATAGGAATCCAAAGTGGATTGTAATAGACAAGCCAGGATGGATAAATTCTATGAGAGAGAAGGTTAACCAGGTCATTTCTACAAAGGCAGATAAGTCAAAATTCGACCTAGTAATAGACGCTAAGGGCCCATATGACATGGACAGGCAAGTAGTTTATACTACTAGAGCATTAATTGAGACTAATGAATTCAATGATGAAGCAATATTAGAGTTTAATACAAAATTTACTGGATTTTTCTGGATATTTCCTGATGAGGAAGGAGTTTTAAACGTAGGGGCAGGCTTTATAGAAAACAAAAATTCTAAAGATCTTCTCCTAAATTATATTAAGAATAAATTTAAGGATTACAAAATTCTGGATTTAAGAGGAGCACCAATATCAATAGGCAGTGTTAAATCTAAGTCATTAAAAATTGGAGAAGCTAGAGGCTTAGTTTTTCCTATGAGCGGAGAAGGAATAAGACCCTCTGCAATTTCTGCAGAAATAGCATACGAAGCCATAACAAGAGGAAAGAATTTTGATGAATATTTATCTTATAACTTGACTAAAATTGAGAGAAGGATTGAAATACAGAGAAGATTATTAGACGTGTATATGAAGTCTAGCATTAATGCCAGAAAGTTTTTGTTAAAAACTTTCTTAAGAAATGACGTATTAATAGATGCGTTCCTTGAGGATAAATTAGATTTTGAAGGAATTTTAGAATCCGTCAGGGGTATAAAATATGGTTCAATTGTACGTTGA